One Methanosphaera cuniculi DNA window includes the following coding sequences:
- a CDS encoding DUF2115 family protein: MQKVYNKMPLNTLNELLKEEVKDISLDELHDLSVHFNEETKYLPREYKKDYTESVIKVIVSRFATLKSSRVKYEGKLSEKDAENINELLEKSNDRIEYILNIIAIYTTYLRKRPIHLPGTVFPGLVTIYSDGKDYYCPVKKFHVDNPNAICRYCISKTTD; encoded by the coding sequence ATGCAGAAAGTTTACAATAAAATGCCTCTTAACACATTAAATGAATTATTAAAAGAAGAAGTTAAAGATATATCTCTTGATGAGCTTCATGATTTATCAGTACATTTTAATGAAGAAACAAAATATCTTCCACGAGAATATAAAAAAGACTACACAGAATCAGTTATTAAAGTAATAGTAAGCAGATTTGCAACATTAAAAAGTAGTAGAGTAAAATATGAAGGAAAATTATCTGAAAAAGATGCAGAAAATATAAATGAACTACTTGAAAAATCAAATGATCGAATAGAATACATCTTAAACATAATAGCTATATATACAACATACCTACGTAAACGACCAATACATCTTCCTGGTACGGTATTTCCTGGTCTAGTTACAATTTATTCTGATGGTAAGGACTACTACTGTCCTGTTAAAAAGTTCCATGTTGATAATCCTAATGCAATATGTCGTTATTGTATCTCAAAAACAACAGACTAG
- a CDS encoding DUF2098 domain-containing protein, translating to MVVKDKQGREIKVGTYVIYPTTGTIGEVLDMEEKDGETWVLLQYDELTRLWYNTDYLQVTDKKYKKIEEERDESEIDTEERLKDQLDKAMPSELSDDAVGGG from the coding sequence ATGGTAGTTAAAGATAAACAGGGACGCGAAATAAAAGTAGGAACATATGTAATATATCCAACCACAGGAACAATAGGTGAAGTTCTAGATATGGAAGAAAAAGATGGAGAAACATGGGTATTATTACAATATGATGAACTAACACGTCTATGGTATAATACAGATTATCTTCAAGTAACAGATAAAAAGTATAAGAAAATTGAAGAAGAACGTGATGAATCAGAAATTGATACAGAAGAAAGACTTAAAGATCAACTAGATAAAGCAATGCCTAGTGAATTAAGTGATGATGCTGTAGGAGGAGGATAA
- a CDS encoding L-threonylcarbamoyladenylate synthase: protein MAEIIENPTDAQIDEIITQMHDGKIIVYPTDTIYGIGANIFNAQAIRKTFYVKQRSVNKPLSIIVHNRRQIDEIAYTNPKINKILKKLLPGSYTILLNKKPIINDMITAHMTTVGIRIPDNQITYKLTRDFPITTTSANITHKPTPDNIIDIQRQLKDKITTYIDTGVMADNTPSTIIDLTQQYPKIIREAKTDNNIEKILEIKLY, encoded by the coding sequence ATGGCAGAAATAATAGAAAATCCAACAGATGCACAGATAGATGAAATTATCACACAAATGCATGATGGTAAAATAATTGTATATCCAACAGATACAATCTATGGAATAGGTGCAAATATCTTTAATGCTCAGGCAATACGAAAAACATTCTATGTAAAACAAAGATCAGTAAATAAACCACTATCAATAATAGTACATAACAGACGACAAATAGATGAAATAGCATACACAAATCCAAAGATAAATAAAATACTAAAAAAACTATTACCAGGATCTTACACCATATTACTTAATAAAAAACCAATAATAAATGATATGATAACAGCACACATGACAACTGTTGGAATAAGAATACCAGATAATCAAATAACATATAAACTAACACGAGATTTTCCAATAACCACAACAAGTGCAAATATAACACATAAGCCAACACCAGATAATATAATAGATATACAAAGACAACTCAAAGATAAAATAACAACATACATAGATACAGGAGTAATGGCTGATAATACACCATCAACAATAATAGATCTAACACAACAATATCCTAAAATAATAAGAGAAGCAAAAACAGATAATAATATAGAAAAGATTCTAGAAATAAAATTATACTAA
- the pgsA gene encoding archaetidylinositol phosphate synthase: MINDKLRPQANEITAIIGSKLNINPDIITLLGLFISILAGVFFASGNLIAGVIFILISGACDVIDGSIARTHNRKTRFGGFLDSVCDRFADAAILIGLIYSGYIDAILGALAIHSSMTVSYVRARAENEKIRCSVGIAERAERLLIIVIGATLASLMGGSHNIMFAAIAILTVLSYITVLQRVYHTWINLY, translated from the coding sequence ATGATAAATGATAAACTCAGACCACAAGCTAATGAAATCACAGCAATAATTGGTTCTAAACTTAATATTAATCCTGATATTATAACACTTCTTGGATTATTTATTAGTATTCTTGCTGGTGTATTTTTTGCATCAGGTAATCTTATTGCTGGTGTTATTTTTATCCTAATAAGTGGAGCATGTGATGTAATAGATGGATCTATAGCTCGTACTCATAATCGTAAAACACGCTTTGGCGGATTTTTAGACTCAGTATGTGACCGATTTGCAGATGCTGCTATTCTTATAGGATTAATTTATAGTGGTTATATTGATGCAATACTTGGAGCTCTTGCAATACATTCATCAATGACTGTAAGTTATGTTAGAGCACGTGCTGAAAATGAGAAAATAAGATGTAGTGTTGGTATTGCAGAACGTGCAGAACGTCTTCTTATCATCGTTATTGGTGCAACACTCGCATCACTCATGGGAGGATCACATAATATTATGTTTGCAGCAATAGCAATCCTCACAGTACTAAGCTATATAACAGTACTTCAGAGAGTATATCATACCTGGATTAATTTATACTAG
- a CDS encoding DUF357 domain-containing protein, producing the protein MKPEERIDKDLRIFEENIQPVDELNLTDKEVLVKDMAKRYYEDTKYYLKIGDSLTSFACIAYAHGLLDSIRIMYNLNEE; encoded by the coding sequence ATGAAACCTGAAGAACGTATAGATAAAGATCTAAGAATATTTGAAGAAAACATACAACCTGTTGATGAACTTAACTTAACAGATAAAGAAGTACTTGTAAAAGATATGGCAAAACGCTACTATGAAGATACAAAGTATTACCTGAAAATTGGTGATTCACTCACATCTTTTGCATGTATAGCATATGCACATGGATTACTTGATTCAATAAGAATAATGTATAACCTAAATGAAGAATAA
- a CDS encoding BaiN/RdsA family NAD(P)/FAD-dependent oxidoreductase produces the protein MKTYNTAIIGAGASGILSAIYLNDPESILIEKNTTIGKKILITGGGRCNITNTSPLQEYIKKYQYTGNFYRSAFKTFFYEDIIQLLNDNGCTTKIEDKVKIFPTTDKAKTVHDTLDKILETKTPQLLNANVTDIIQNHDKTFTITINNNKKIKAHNVILATGSDAYPQTGSNGDGLRFAIKLGHSKPEIKLAGLAPINFKETWINKLAGISLDAKIDFKVGKKSLIKIEGSILFTHNGLSGNEIYDASSYVDIQLKNGKTIIAHVDFIPDISYDELLSKMQKDFDEHPNWGIKRYIHEFLPGKMTSVFLEHMQIDETTILNQITRKQRNKLCEELKNNQLTVKEIPENLALVRNSGIKQKEIDPNTCESKIVKNLYIVGELIEGSGMCGGFNLQKAYSTGVLAAESIKKQQEY, from the coding sequence ATGAAAACATATAACACAGCAATCATAGGAGCAGGAGCAAGTGGAATACTCTCAGCAATATATCTTAATGATCCTGAAAGCATACTTATTGAAAAAAACACAACAATTGGTAAAAAAATTCTAATAACAGGTGGAGGACGATGTAATATAACTAATACCTCACCACTTCAAGAATATATCAAAAAATATCAATACACAGGAAACTTCTATCGAAGTGCATTTAAAACATTCTTCTATGAAGATATAATACAACTATTAAATGATAATGGATGTACAACCAAAATTGAAGATAAAGTAAAAATCTTCCCAACAACAGATAAAGCAAAAACAGTACATGACACACTAGATAAAATACTAGAAACTAAAACACCACAATTACTTAATGCAAATGTAACAGATATTATACAAAATCATGATAAAACATTTACAATAACAATCAATAACAACAAGAAAATAAAAGCACATAATGTTATTTTAGCAACAGGATCAGATGCATACCCACAAACCGGATCAAATGGAGATGGACTACGTTTTGCAATAAAACTAGGACATAGCAAACCTGAAATAAAACTTGCAGGTCTTGCTCCCATAAATTTCAAAGAAACATGGATAAACAAACTAGCTGGAATATCATTAGATGCAAAAATAGACTTTAAAGTAGGAAAAAAAAGCCTCATAAAAATAGAAGGTTCAATACTCTTCACACACAATGGACTATCAGGTAATGAAATATATGATGCAAGTAGCTATGTTGACATACAACTAAAAAATGGAAAAACAATAATAGCACATGTTGATTTTATACCAGACATATCATATGATGAACTACTATCTAAAATGCAAAAAGACTTTGATGAACATCCAAACTGGGGAATAAAACGATATATTCATGAATTTTTACCAGGAAAAATGACATCAGTATTTTTAGAACATATGCAAATAGATGAAACCACAATACTAAATCAAATAACACGAAAACAAAGAAATAAACTATGTGAGGAGCTTAAAAATAACCAATTAACAGTAAAAGAAATACCAGAAAACCTTGCCTTAGTACGAAATAGTGGAATAAAACAAAAAGAAATAGATCCAAACACTTGTGAATCAAAAATAGTTAAAAACCTCTACATAGTAGGAGAACTAATTGAAGGAAGTGGAATGTGTGGAGGCTTTAATCTACAAAAAGCATACTCAACAGGAGTACTAGCAGCAGAATCAATAAAAAAACAACAGGAGTATTAA
- a CDS encoding class I SAM-dependent methyltransferase codes for MIKISYERSDYQQDMIDNIKLLDNVVELGCHIGTSTKIISNLAQDGSVYAYDNSPESIQAMNKLNIEYKNIIFKKADVRDKQVIYDQASKDDKIDVLCVDLGGGYHPDTVFKVFSCGHQY; via the coding sequence TTGATAAAAATAAGCTATGAAAGATCTGACTATCAACAAGATATGATAGATAATATAAAACTACTAGATAACGTAGTAGAGCTAGGATGTCATATAGGAACATCAACTAAGATAATATCAAATCTTGCACAAGATGGTAGTGTGTATGCATATGATAATAGTCCTGAAAGTATACAAGCTATGAATAAACTTAATATAGAATATAAAAATATCATATTTAAAAAAGCAGATGTACGTGATAAACAAGTAATATATGATCAAGCATCAAAAGATGATAAAATAGATGTATTATGTGTAGATCTTGGAGGAGGATATCATCCTGATACTGTATTTAAGGTATTTTCATGTGGTCATCAATACTAA
- a CDS encoding 2-amino-3,7-dideoxy-D-threo-hept-6-ulosonate synthase, whose translation MIGKQIRIERIIDRKTGKCVIAPLDHGISGGPLPGIINMPKTINSIAEGGANAVLMHKGMVQNGHRGYGSDIGLIVHLSASTDLSVDPYHKVQVTSVEKAIQLGADAVSVHVNIGSEKEPEMLETTGRIAEECDDWGMPLLAMMYPRGPKIENEHDPDVVKLSARVGAELGADIVKTNYTGDPDTFKEVVDGCPVPVIIAGGPKIETERQLFEMVHDAISVGGAGVAFGRNIFQAKDPSKITRALVEVVHNKATPDEALEMLK comes from the coding sequence ATGATAGGAAAACAAATTAGAATAGAACGTATAATAGACCGTAAAACAGGAAAATGTGTTATAGCACCACTAGATCATGGAATATCCGGTGGACCATTACCTGGAATAATAAACATGCCAAAAACAATCAACTCAATAGCAGAAGGTGGAGCAAACGCTGTATTAATGCATAAAGGAATGGTACAAAACGGACACAGAGGATACGGATCAGACATAGGATTAATCGTACACCTCTCAGCAAGTACAGATCTTAGTGTAGACCCATACCACAAAGTACAAGTAACAAGTGTGGAAAAAGCAATACAACTAGGAGCTGACGCTGTAAGTGTACATGTAAACATAGGATCTGAAAAAGAACCAGAAATGCTAGAAACAACCGGAAGAATAGCAGAAGAATGTGACGACTGGGGAATGCCACTACTTGCAATGATGTACCCACGAGGACCAAAAATAGAAAACGAACACGACCCAGATGTTGTAAAACTCTCAGCACGTGTAGGAGCAGAACTAGGTGCAGATATTGTAAAAACAAACTACACAGGAGATCCAGACACATTCAAAGAAGTAGTAGATGGATGCCCAGTACCAGTAATAATAGCAGGTGGACCAAAAATAGAAACAGAAAGACAACTCTTTGAAATGGTACATGATGCAATAAGTGTAGGTGGAGCAGGAGTAGCATTTGGACGTAACATATTCCAAGCAAAAGATCCATCAAAAATAACAAGAGCACTAGTAGAAGTAGTACATAACAAAGCAACACCAGATGAAGCACTAGAAATGCTAAAATAG
- a CDS encoding 3-dehydroquinate synthase II encodes MKFAWIRPNGTWKDRKDSITAALEAGFDEIVDFDNAETIKELGNVKIISDKEDADITLIGLDKKISIEDVNREKLKDKKVAAYVEINNKEDEKLVSKLGTVADYIILKGKNWKVIPLENIIASLQNRNSKIMVDVANYEEAKLALETMEHGSDGVLLSSNDGNEIRKLGELIEKTAQETYDLKSATVTKIESVGIGDRVCVDTCTMMNVGEGILVGSFASGLFLIHSESLENEYVASRPFRVNAGAVHAYVMTPGNKTRYLSELEAGDEVLTVNADGVASTAIVGRSKIEKRPLLMIEAEYEGMKIRTLVQNAETIRLVTDKKEPISVSKLKVGDKVLAYFSEGARHFGMAIEEQIIEK; translated from the coding sequence ATGAAATTTGCATGGATAAGACCAAATGGTACATGGAAAGACCGTAAAGATTCAATAACCGCTGCACTAGAAGCAGGATTTGATGAAATAGTAGACTTTGACAATGCTGAAACAATCAAAGAACTAGGAAATGTTAAAATCATCTCAGATAAAGAAGATGCAGACATAACACTTATAGGACTAGATAAAAAAATATCAATTGAAGATGTAAATCGTGAAAAACTAAAAGATAAAAAAGTAGCAGCATATGTTGAAATTAACAACAAAGAAGATGAAAAACTCGTATCAAAACTTGGAACTGTAGCTGACTATATCATCCTAAAAGGAAAAAACTGGAAAGTAATTCCACTTGAAAACATCATTGCAAGTCTTCAAAATCGTAACTCAAAAATCATGGTAGATGTAGCAAACTATGAAGAAGCAAAACTTGCACTTGAAACCATGGAACATGGATCAGATGGAGTACTTCTATCATCAAATGATGGAAATGAAATACGAAAACTAGGAGAACTTATCGAAAAAACAGCACAAGAAACATATGATCTTAAAAGTGCAACAGTAACAAAAATTGAATCTGTAGGAATAGGAGATCGTGTATGTGTAGATACATGTACAATGATGAATGTAGGTGAAGGAATACTAGTAGGATCATTTGCATCAGGACTATTTTTAATACACAGTGAAAGTCTAGAAAATGAATATGTAGCATCAAGACCATTTAGAGTAAATGCTGGAGCTGTACATGCATATGTAATGACACCAGGAAACAAAACACGCTACCTATCAGAACTAGAAGCAGGAGATGAAGTACTAACAGTAAATGCTGATGGTGTAGCTTCAACTGCTATTGTTGGTCGTTCTAAAATTGAAAAACGTCCACTTCTCATGATAGAAGCAGAATATGAAGGTATGAAAATAAGAACACTAGTACAAAATGCTGAAACAATACGTCTTGTAACAGATAAAAAAGAACCAATATCAGTATCCAAACTTAAAGTAGGAGACAAAGTACTAGCATATTTTAGTGAAGGAGCAAGACACTTCGGAATGGCAATCGAAGAGCAGATAATAGAAAAATAA
- the thpR gene encoding RNA 2',3'-cyclic phosphodiesterase yields the protein MRAFLAIELNDYVVDKLVKTQQKLDNPDFGKIKMVEKQNMHLTVKFFGDIDNTKLNQITHCINDTKDDFKPYTGKVVGIGAFANFHNPRVIWTTLKDKEDMTTKLLKNFDMEFSNLGFKKEKSYKPHITLGRVKNIKDKKMLYEALESVKREYYGKVDVNKLVLKSSTLTPSGPIYETVEEFKL from the coding sequence ATGCGAGCATTTCTAGCAATAGAACTTAATGATTATGTTGTAGATAAATTAGTTAAAACACAACAAAAACTTGATAATCCTGATTTTGGTAAAATTAAGATGGTTGAAAAACAAAATATGCATTTAACTGTTAAATTCTTTGGTGATATAGATAATACAAAGTTAAATCAGATTACACATTGTATTAATGATACTAAAGATGATTTTAAACCTTACACTGGTAAAGTTGTAGGTATTGGTGCTTTTGCTAATTTTCATAATCCACGTGTTATATGGACAACTCTTAAAGATAAAGAAGATATGACAACTAAACTTCTTAAGAATTTTGATATGGAATTTTCAAATCTGGGCTTTAAAAAAGAAAAAAGTTATAAACCTCACATAACACTTGGTCGTGTTAAAAATATTAAAGATAAGAAAATGTTATATGAAGCACTTGAGAGTGTAAAACGTGAATATTATGGTAAAGTAGATGTAAATAAGCTTGTTCTTAAATCAAGTACTCTTACACCATCAGGACCTATTTATGAAACAGTAGAAGAATTTAAACTATAA
- a CDS encoding UbiX family flavin prenyltransferase: protein MRVIVGITGASGVIYGIRLIEELNKNNIETHVIISDVACDIIEYETSYTIDYIKEISSYTYNENDLFAIINSGSFKVDATVIIPCSMKTLSAIANGYGDNAITRACDVTLKERRTLIISPRETPLRTIHLENMTNLSREGAIILPAMPGFYHKPESIEEQVDFIIGKILDILDINNNLFTKWKQ from the coding sequence ATGCGTGTTATTGTTGGAATTACAGGAGCCAGTGGTGTAATTTATGGTATTCGTTTAATTGAAGAGTTAAATAAAAATAATATAGAAACTCATGTGATAATATCAGATGTAGCATGTGATATTATAGAATATGAAACTAGCTATACAATAGATTATATTAAAGAAATTTCAAGTTATACATATAATGAAAATGACTTATTTGCAATAATAAATAGTGGATCATTTAAAGTTGATGCAACAGTAATAATACCATGTAGTATGAAAACATTATCTGCTATTGCTAATGGTTATGGTGATAATGCAATAACCAGAGCATGTGATGTAACATTAAAAGAAAGACGTACACTCATAATATCACCACGTGAAACTCCACTAAGAACAATACATCTTGAAAATATGACAAATCTAAGCCGGGAAGGTGCAATAATACTACCAGCAATGCCAGGATTCTACCATAAACCAGAAAGTATTGAAGAACAAGTAGATTTTATTATTGGAAAAATACTTGACATACTAGATATTAATAACAACCTTTTTACTAAATGGAAACAATAA
- the cbiT gene encoding precorrin-6Y C5,15-methyltransferase (decarboxylating) subunit CbiT codes for MYFDITPDAEFTKTEKVPGPTKEEIRALVISKMRLSDKDIVVDIGCGTGGLTVEFAKRAKNVFSVDINPDAIKTTRTNLEKLGLENKVELIQEEGFQALDQIDDFTRIMIGGSNGNLDNIIEEAYIRLPVGGQIVITSIVLETATDSVRMLKDLGAEPEVVNLCVSKGVMLERGVMMKALNPITIITARKQ; via the coding sequence ATGTATTTTGATATAACACCAGATGCAGAATTTACCAAAACAGAAAAAGTACCAGGACCAACCAAAGAAGAAATCAGAGCACTTGTAATAAGTAAAATGAGACTCAGTGATAAAGATATAGTAGTAGATATTGGCTGTGGAACAGGAGGACTTACAGTTGAATTTGCAAAACGTGCAAAAAATGTATTTAGTGTAGATATTAATCCTGATGCAATAAAAACAACACGTACGAATCTTGAAAAACTAGGACTAGAAAACAAAGTAGAACTCATCCAAGAAGAAGGATTCCAAGCATTAGATCAGATAGATGACTTTACCCGAATTATGATTGGTGGAAGTAATGGAAATCTTGATAATATAATTGAAGAAGCATACATAAGACTACCTGTAGGAGGTCAAATTGTAATAACATCAATAGTACTTGAAACTGCAACAGATAGTGTACGAATGCTTAAAGATCTGGGAGCTGAACCTGAAGTTGTAAATCTCTGTGTATCAAAAGGAGTAATGCTAGAACGTGGAGTAATGATGAAAGCATTAAATCCAATAACAATCATAACAGCACGAAAACAATGA